From a region of the Sesamum indicum cultivar Zhongzhi No. 13 linkage group LG3, S_indicum_v1.0, whole genome shotgun sequence genome:
- the LOC105159353 gene encoding receptor protein kinase CLAVATA1-like, with translation MRRKAVLVCLTFIFYQTVCVHAYSDLDTLLKLKLSLIGSSGPGLRDWAAPAASSPSAHCSFSGVTCDADFRVTSLNVTNLPLLGTLPPEIGLLDKLVNLTLAGNNLTGPLPKELSKLIALKYVNLSWNMFNGTFPGEIVVNLSELEVFDVYNNNFSGELPVQFVKLKKLRFLKLAGNFFSGEIPEIYSEFESVTHLALQGNSLTGKIPSSLARIPNLQELYLGYYNTYEGGIPPEFGSISTLRLLDLGMCNLTGEIPASLGNLKHLHSLFLQVNNLTGEIPSELSGLVSLMSLDLSINYLSGEIPAKFAELKNLTLLNLFQNKFQGPLPGFIGDLPNLEVLQIWNNNFTLELPENLGRNGRLMLLDVSNNHLTGLIPKDLCKGGRLKTLILMDNYFYGPLPELLGECKSLTRIRIKKNFFNGTIPAGFFRLPSLDMLELNDNYFTGELPKEISASMLGNIALSNNWIMGRIPKAIGNLTNLQILSLDMNKLYGDIPSEIFTLKKLSMLNFSGNSLTGEIPASFARSSHLTFIDLSRNNLHGVIPRNISRLQNLNVLNLSRNQLDGAIPGEIGLMKSLTILDLSYNDLSGRRPVTGLLKDLDARFFTGNPKLCPPRSAFCASASGPSQGSHRRHSSHIVIITILLILVLLLLPGTWIICRKRWVEKSKAWKLTAFQKLEFRAEDVLECLKEENIIGKGGAGIVYRGSMPNGIDVAIKRLTGRANSQTDHGFMAEIQTLGRIKHRNIVRLLGYMSNKDTNLLLYEYMSHGSLGDMLRGPKGAHLQWESRYQIAVDAAKGLCYLHHDCSPSIIHRDVKSNNILLDADYEAHVADFGLAKFWHDAGASECMSSVAGSYGYIAPEYAYTLKVDQKSDVYSFGVVLLELITGRKPVGEFGDGVDIVMWVRKTASEMLQLTDAALVLAVVDSRLTGYPLTGVVNLFRIAMMCVEDESSARPTMREVVHMLTNPPQSTPNIVGF, from the exons ATGAGAAGAAAAGCTGTTCTTGTTTGCCTGACCTTCATCTTTTACCAGACTGTATGTGTTCATGCATACTCGGATCTTGATACGCTGCTGAAGCTCAAATTATCCCTCATCGGGTCTTCAGGTCCGGGCCTCCGTGACTGGGCTGCTCCGGCGGCGTCTTCTCCTTCCGCCCACTGCTCCTTTTCCGGCGTCACGTGTGATGCTGACTTCCGCGTTACGTCGCTCAATGTTACCAACCTTCCGCTCTTGGGCACCCTCCCGCCGGAGATTGGGCTTTTGGACAAGCTCGTCAATCTCACACTTGCTGGCAATAATCTGACGGGCCCTCTGCCTAAGGAACTATCAAAGTTGATTGCGTTGAAGTATGTTAATCTCAGCTGGAACATGTTCAACGGCACGTTCCCGGGTGAAATTGTGGTGAATCTATCCGAGCTTGAAGTTTTCGATGTCTACAACAACAATTTCTCCGGGGAACTTCCGGTGCAGTTTGTTAAGTTGAAGAAGTTGAGGTTTCTTAAGCTCGCCGGGAACTTTTTTTCCGGGGAAATTCCTGAGATTTACTCCGAGTTCGAAAGCGTAACACACTTGGCTTTGCAGGGAAACAGCTTGACGGGAAAAATTCCTTCCAGTTTGGCTAGGATTCCGAATCTTCAGGAGCTTTATCTCGGGTACTACAACACATATGAAGGCGGTATACCCCCCGAGTTCGGGTCCATATCTACGCTTCGATTGCTTGATCTCGGAATGTGCAATCTCACCGGTGAAATTCCGGCGAGTCTCGGGAATCTGAAGCACTTGCACAGTTTGTTTCTCCAGGTGAACAATCTCACGGGGGAAATTCCGTCGGAGTTGTCGGGTTTGGTGAGCTTGATGTCATTGGACCTCTCTATTAACTACCTCAGCGGAGAAATACCAGCGAAGTTTGCTGAATTGAAGAATTTGACGTTGCTCAATTTATTTCAGAACAAATTCCAGGGACCTCTTCCGGGTTTTATCGGCGACCTTCCGAATCTTGAAGTTCTACAAATATGGAATAACAATTTCACTCTCGAGTTGCCGGAGAATCTTGGCCGGAATGGGAGACTGATGCTGCTGGATGTCAGCAACAATCACCTCACCGGCCTCATCCCAAAGGATTTATGTAAAGGAGGGAGGCTAAAGACTTTGATCTTGATGGATAACTATTTTTACGGCCCGCTTCCTGAACTGCTTGGAGAGTGCAAGTCACTGACCCGTATTCGAATCAAGAAGAATTTCTTCAATGGCACAATTCCAGCCGGGTTTTTCCGCTTGCCATCGTTGGACATGCTTGAGcttaatgataattatttcacCGGAGAGCTGCCAAAGGAAATTTCAGCAAGTATGCTAGGGAATATTGCCTTGTCTAACAATTGGATCATGGGGAGGATTCCAAAAGCCATTGGAAATTTAACgaatcttcaaattttatcgCTTGATATGAACAAGCTATATGGGGACATTCCCAGCGAGATTTTTACTCTAAAGAAACTTTCAATGCTCAACTTCAGCGGCAACAGCTTGACAGGTGAAATTCCAGCCTCTTTTGCTCGTAGCTCACACTTGACATTCATTGACCTGAGTCGAAACAATCTACACGGCGTGATTCCCAGAAACATCTCCAGATTACAGAATCTGAATGTGCTCAACCTGTCCAGAAATCAACTTGACGGAGCAATTCCAGGTGAAATTGGGTTGATGAAAAGCTTAACAATATTAGACCTTTCTTACAATGATCTTTCAGGAAGAAGGCCGGTAACTGGGCTGTTGAAAGATCTGGATGCTCGATTTTTCACCGGGAATCCTAAGCTTTGTCCACCACGTAGCGCCTTCTGTGCCTCAGCTTCAGGTCCATCACAGGGCTCTCACAGAAGGCATTCATCACATATAGTGATCATAACAATCTTACTGATCCTCGTTCTATTATTGCTACCTGGTACTTGGATTATATGTAGAAAGAGGTGGGTTGAGAAATCCAAAGCCTGGAAACTCACAGCATTCCAGAAGCTAGAATTCAGAGCTGAAGATGTGCTGGAATGCTTGAAAGAAGAGAACATTATAGGCAAAGGTGGAGCTGGAATTGTCTACCGAGGGTCCATGCCTAATGGGATAGACGTTGCCATAAAAAGACTAACTGGACGGGCCAATAGCCAGACTGATCACGGTTTCATGGCAGAAATTCAGACTCTGGGGAGAATCAAGCACCGGAACATTGTGCGACTCCTGGGATACATGTCAAACAAGGATACAAATCTATTGTTGTATGAATATATGTCACATGGAAGCCTAGGGGATATGCTGCGTGGACCAAAGGGGGCTCATTTGCAGTGGGAATCAAGGTACCAGATCGCAGTCGATGCAGCCAAGGGGCTGTGTTATTTGCACCATGACTGCTCGCCTTCAATTATTCACAGGGACGTGAAATCGAATAACATATTGCTTGATGCCGATTATGAGGCTCATGTGGCTGATTTTGGTCTTGCCAAGTTCTGGCATGATGCTGGTGCATCTGAGTGCATGTCCTCTGTTGCTGGCTCCTACGGCTACATTGCACCTG AATATGCCTACACTCTGAAAGTCGACCAGAAGAGCGATGTCTACAGCTTTGGTGTGGTATTACTAGAGCTGATCACAGGCCGGAAGCCGGTGGGTGAATTCGGGGATGGGGTGGATATAGTAATGTGGGTCAGAAAAACTGCATCGGAGATGTTGCAGCTGACGGATGCTGCCTTGGTGCTGGCAGTGGTGGACTCAAGGCTCACAGGGTACCCCCTGACGGGCGTGGTGAACTTGTTCAGGATTGCAATGATGTGCGTGGAGGACGAGAGCTCTGCCCGCCCGACGATGAGGGAAGTTGTTCACATGCTCACTAATCCTCCACAATCTACCCCCAACATCGTCGGTTTTTGA